The Ruania alba genome window below encodes:
- a CDS encoding alpha-L-fucosidase, which translates to MSDTSTAALSRAVSQIPGGEWFTGAGFGVFIHWDHASQQGLEISWPLVGGAGIPTTSVPEQHVSVEKYQSSAATFDPTEWDAPALARLLREAGATYAVFTARHHAGYAMFRSAHSDFSVASTPSGRDLTREYVDAMRAEGIRVGLYYSLSDWNHPDYPAFTDADRPYPGEHWSVRDGVEVNTRPGTKEHRRADHAAWQRYRDYLRGQLTELLTDYGQIDLLWFDGQWERTIAEWQSEDLRALIKSLQPNVVINDRLLGQGDYATPEQAYPLVPPDGPWELCQTIGDYWAWRPDDVRNKSARRLIAELCDVAGRGGNLLLNIGPRGDGSLNPDQTTLLEQIGAWMSQHAESVIGVAPTQAVDFHGPTTTRPGRLYLHLVMQPVGEFAVRGIPIGRVQRVYRLADGLELEHDYHLGPDADPDRDLGELRIAAPDSPSGVLDVIAIDLR; encoded by the coding sequence GTGAGTGACACCAGCACTGCAGCACTGAGCAGGGCCGTCAGCCAGATCCCGGGTGGGGAGTGGTTCACCGGTGCGGGATTCGGCGTCTTCATCCACTGGGACCACGCCAGTCAGCAGGGCCTGGAGATCTCCTGGCCGCTGGTGGGTGGCGCGGGGATCCCGACCACGTCTGTGCCCGAGCAACACGTCTCCGTCGAGAAGTACCAGTCCAGCGCGGCCACTTTTGACCCCACAGAGTGGGACGCCCCGGCACTCGCACGGCTGCTTCGCGAGGCCGGTGCTACGTATGCGGTCTTCACCGCGCGCCACCACGCTGGGTATGCGATGTTCCGCTCGGCTCACTCGGACTTCTCAGTCGCGAGCACCCCGTCAGGCCGGGACCTGACTCGGGAGTACGTGGATGCCATGCGCGCCGAGGGGATCCGGGTGGGTCTGTACTACTCCCTCTCCGACTGGAATCACCCCGACTACCCGGCCTTCACGGACGCCGACAGGCCGTATCCGGGTGAGCACTGGAGCGTGCGTGACGGCGTCGAGGTGAACACGCGCCCGGGAACGAAAGAGCACCGGCGCGCCGATCACGCTGCGTGGCAGCGTTACCGCGACTATCTCCGTGGCCAGCTGACCGAGCTGCTCACCGACTACGGGCAGATCGACCTGCTCTGGTTCGACGGTCAGTGGGAGCGAACGATCGCCGAGTGGCAGTCCGAGGATCTGCGCGCACTGATCAAGTCGCTGCAACCGAACGTGGTGATCAACGATCGGCTCCTCGGCCAAGGCGACTATGCCACGCCCGAGCAGGCGTACCCGCTGGTGCCGCCGGACGGGCCCTGGGAGCTGTGCCAGACGATCGGGGACTACTGGGCGTGGCGCCCGGACGACGTGCGGAACAAGAGCGCCCGCAGGCTGATCGCCGAACTGTGCGATGTGGCCGGCCGCGGCGGCAATCTCCTGCTGAACATCGGTCCGCGCGGCGACGGCTCGCTGAACCCGGACCAGACGACGTTGCTGGAGCAGATCGGCGCCTGGATGTCTCAGCACGCCGAGTCCGTGATCGGAGTGGCCCCGACCCAGGCGGTGGACTTCCACGGTCCGACGACGACCCGACCCGGACGCCTGTACCTGCATCTGGTCATGCAACCGGTCGGCGAGTTCGCGGTCCGCGGTATCCCGATCGGGCGGGTGCAGCGCGTCTACCGACTCGCCGACGGACTCGAGCTCGAGCACGACTACCACCTCGGCCCCGATGCCGACCCCGATCGCGATCTCGGCGAACTCCGCATCGCCGCTCCCGACAGCCCGTCCGGCGTCCTCGACGTGATCGCGATCGATCTGCGCTGA